ATGGTAGCGGTAGAAGCAGCTGCTATGATTGTAGCTGAGGAAAAAGAAGCAACTGCTCCTACTATGATGGTGGCTGTACAACCAGTTGAAGCAATTCAGCCAATAAAGCAGGGGCCGGCTTTAGTATTAGTCTCTACCAACGCAACAACACAAACAGCATCCCCGGCTTCGGTCCAGGAAACAGGCATTTCAACCAATCAGGAAAAAGATTTAAACCAAGGATATGCAACCTCTCGAAAACAAGGACAAGATATTCAAGATCTTCAGCAAGGTTCGTTGTTTTAGTAAAGATCAACTACCCCGCTATGTAGACGGTCGTTTAACACATGTTGAAAAGCACCTCCTGGAACAACATCTTGTGAACTGTGAACTTTGCAGCAGTGCTGTTGAAATTCTCCAAAAACCAAAATACCACGCGCAATACCAGCCGATGGGTGTGAAAGTGCAGGAACTCATTCGTAGTAATGAAATTGCCCCGGTTTATGAAACGGAACGCTATCAAAAGAGAATAGAGACACAGGAAAGATTCCTTACTTACTTCTGGAGCGTAGTAGCAGCGGCATTGGTAACAGGTCTTGTTTTCCTGATCACCCAGCAAACAAAAACTGACAACTTTCATCCTGCCATTGCTAAGACAGAGACAATAGCAGCACCGGAGACAGCTTCTCCTGGCACAGCTCATACTGATACTGTTGCTTCCGGAGATGGAGATAGTACTGCTGCGGCAGCACCTGTTTTGCTGGCGGAAACAGGTACTGAATCAGATCAGTCAATTTTCAAAACAGCCATGGCACACTATTACAAAGGCAAACTGGATGAAGCCATACCATTACTGACTAAACTGACTACAGATAGCAGCAGCAGTTATGGGGAATTAGCCCGATACCAATTGGCGATGTGTTATAAATATAAAAAACAGAAGGTCAAAGCGCGGAATATGTTTACGGAATTGGTGAAGATGGATGGTCGTATGAAGAAAAGAGCCCTATTAGCATTGAATAACCTATAAAACCAAAATGGCTATTGGGTTCTGTCACCCGTTGTGTGTAACTATATAAGTTTTCAATAGAGACGAAAAGCCCGGCGATATGCCGTGCTTTTCCTATTTTTGCCTCCATGTCACAGGAATTAGAAAAGCGCCAGGGGGAACTCAATATCAAAAAGTCAAGCCTCAGCAAAGAGCAAAAAACTTTTAACAAGCTGATACAGCAGATTGCCGCTTTGCGCCAGGAGCTGGCAGAACTCACTGCCATACTGGATAAACAACGACAGCATTACATCAAACATATCTATCCCTTTGTACAACAGCTCACCGGTCTGCGT
This window of the Chitinophaga sancti genome carries:
- a CDS encoding zf-HC2 domain-containing protein yields the protein MQPLENKDKIFKIFSKVRCFSKDQLPRYVDGRLTHVEKHLLEQHLVNCELCSSAVEILQKPKYHAQYQPMGVKVQELIRSNEIAPVYETERYQKRIETQERFLTYFWSVVAAALVTGLVFLITQQTKTDNFHPAIAKTETIAAPETASPGTAHTDTVASGDGDSTAAAAPVLLAETGTESDQSIFKTAMAHYYKGKLDEAIPLLTKLTTDSSSSYGELARYQLAMCYKYKKQKVKARNMFTELVKMDGRMKKRALLALNNL